The DNA segment ATGACGTAGCAACAATCTTCCATAGTCTTGTTCATTAGTGACTTGTGTCTTGATGTAATGGTCATCATGAAGCCAACTGATATGCTGCTCATCCATTGTGAAGGAGTGGATTCAATGTGGTGTTTTATTTATTTCTTCCTTATAGATTTAAGTGATTGTTGGGGGAACCAAAAGTTATGGTCTGGTTCTTTTATCCAAATACCATAGATCCCTCAGGAGACTGTTTGACCTTCGTCTGTGATATCCATGAATGTATTCTATACTAATATTCTGACAATGGGTAAGACTATATCCCAATTTTGCATTGTTGCTTCATGTACTTAACAACTTTTCAGCAACATTAAGTGTATCTAGTGGTAAATCATTTAAAAGATATGTGTACCTACTCCAAGGATAGAGTTTGTTAAGTTCACACAAAATCTGTTCCTAGTTATTAATGAAGTTTAGCAATCACTAGCCTGTCATGTTGTCTATGTATTTTATCCATAACAACTGATCCATAATCTAATTTCCTAAAGTAAAAGCAGCCATTTCCTTCAAAAACAAACCTGGCTCATTAATTCaagtttctaaaattttcttcATATTTTGCAGTACATGGTATGTGAAGCACAGAACAAGCTGTCCTACCTTGTTGACTTCATATcaaggaacatgtcaaaaaagATAATAGTGTAAGATTATCCATAGTCATTATTTGGTTGTGCTTTCTACAATGTATGACTTGTTTGTGTGGTACATCAATATTATCTTGAGCTTTGTCAATTGCAGCTACTTTATGACATGTGCATGTGTTGATTACTGGGGAGTTATTCTTCCTCAACTTATTGCGTTAAAAGGTTGTCCATTAATCCCACTTCATGGGAGAATGAAGCAGGTAATTTGCAATAAATTATGGACTTAAGGTATTCATAGCATTTGAGGTCCTTAAAGTATTCTGTGATGAATACATAAGATTTCTTACACATTCTGTACTCCCTTGGTAGATAGCGAGGGAGAAAGCATTGGCATCTTTTACAAATCTTTCAAGTGGTGTTCTGCTATGCACCGATGTAGCAGCTAGGGGTCTGGACATTCCTGGTGTTGATTGGATATTGCAGGTAAATTTATGGTGTAGTTAACAAAAGTACAAGCTTTGGAAAATGCGGTTTATCATTATTGTTGTTGTACATGGTAAAAGTGTAGATTGCCTGCTATGTTGCTATAAGGCTTTTTGTTCCAATCACATGAGTCTTGGCTTGCTATTGTTGCTGAGGAAACTTGGCTGATCTTAAAATATAGCTTTTCTATGAAAATTTGGCACTATTGCCTATTTATCTTTCTGATATCTAACTAAAGTCATGTAGCAAACTACGATTCTTGAAATGTTCCGTCAACAAAGGGGTcatcaaaattaaatcaccatgcCAACAGATTTACTGGTGCTTCTAGAGATACTACATAGAATCCCGAGTGCAGTATTGTTGTTGTGTGGATCAGTcacttagaaattgagaaaaaacaAAGTGCAATTgccaaaatatttatatttcttcGCGATCGTATCCCATTTGTTCAGTTAAACTGAAGCTTGAGGAAATCATTTAAAGGGCATATTCTCAGGATATTCATAAGTTCCACGAGCAGCACACGGTATAAATTCTCTTAGAAAATCAAAACCAATTTCGTGTAGCATGGATCATCAATTAGTTAAATTGAAACATTTTGCTTTCTGGCATAAACATATGCAGACTGCTCAAACTAAATAATTCTTATCTCTTTGTTTACTTGATGTCCAGTATAAATTTCCATTTATATCTTCTGAACTAGATTTTACCTGTATTTGCTTAAATACAATGTTCTCTAAGTTCTTTATGTTCTCTTGACAGTATGACCCGCCACAGGATCCAAATGTATTCATACATAGGGTTGGCCGAACTGCACGGATAGGAAGACAAGGAAGTGCTGTTGTATTTCTGTTGCCAAAGGTTCATTCAGCATTCATATTCACCAGGAAATTCCATGTTGATAGAATATGCATTGCCTCTGGGTTAAAATGCTATTCTGCATGCAGGAGGATGCTTATGTGGAGTTCCTGCGCCTGAGAAGGGTGCCCCTTAAAGAGAGAAAAAGTTTAGATGTGGCATTTGACATTGTTCCCCAGGCAAGACTTTTCTTCAGATTAAAAACCTATGGAGTTTTCCACTCCCCAAAGTCCAAACTGTTTGGTGGCACAGTTTTCATCTTGTCTGAATATTGCAGGAACATGAGTTATTGACGGAACAGTGCATCTTAAAAATGGGAAATACTAAATTGGAATACATAAACATATTTAATGCTCATTATTATTGAGAAATTTGGAGGTAAAAGCTGCCATCTAATAGCTTGAGGTTAAGCGAATCAGGTTAAAATTAGTTTTTGCACTAATGTTGCTTGCAACATTTGATTTTTAAGCTATACTGATCGAAAGTTGAAAACTAACTAGAAACAGTTGAGTTATTAATATGAAGGGTCATTAATCTTCTGGTATCCTGTTTTTGATCAGTATCTTAAGTCAACTATAGCGTTGGTATTTCTTGGGTGGTATGTTAGGCTGCAGAAATAAAGATATTCTCAAACCTAAGAATTGGAATATGTATATCAACAAAGAAATCTGAAATTGCTACACTCTGAGCTTTTATGTTGATTTCTTTTGTCTCTTTCGGTGATCTAAGGAACAGTACAAGGCTCTCCATTGCTCACTTCCTAATGTTATTATGATGTTCTTAGTATTTGACTTTTATGTTGAATTAGGGGGGTTAGGTTGTTAATAAATTATGTCACAGTAGCTCACTCAGATTATATCATCTTGAATTATTGCTGCAGTCACAAAGATAAGGTTGTGATGCATCAACCTATGAGTTGGACTGCCAGTCTGCTGTACTCTTTTATAAATAAGACCAGTTCATACAATTTGTGCACATGTTTTCCATGAAAGGATGAGTGgcattcttctttttattttttctatttgttTTCTGGAATGTTAATTATCTCATAGATGATATACAATTGTTATAGATCAGATCTGCAGCCAAAGAAGATCGTGATGTAATGGAGAAGGGGATTAAAGCATTTGTGTCTTACATCCGTGCATACAAGGAACATCACTGCTCTTTCATCTTCAGGTTTGCCTTATCATTATCTTTCTTTGATACCACAGCATTTTTTAAGTTTTCTAATGGCATCAATTACAGGTGGAAAGAACTGGAGATTGGGAAATTGGCCATGGGATATGGTTTACTGCAGATCCCATCAATGCCAGAGGTGAAGCATCACTCTCTGTCAGTCGATGGTTTCTCTCCTGTAGATGGTATCGATTTGTCACAGATCAAGTACAAGTAAGCATCTGTTTATCAGGCAAATTGTCATTTGAGTACTGTAAGATTTGGTCAACAATgatttaactaatattttttaactATTTCATATAATTTATCACTTATATAGTTTTTTTTAGATATTAACTTCTATAAATGAGTATAATTATCTTCCATAATTCTTGATCCGGGTTTGGAATATCTTACATCTTGAAACCTGTTCAATAACTTTTTCCTTTGTAATTTATATTTGCTAGGAATAACATTTTTATGTGAACTGCCTGTGGCTACATACATATCCCTTGTGCTTGGTTTCAATCTTGTTGAGAATTGACCTACTATATGGGGACTCACAGAACATATATTTGGCtgtggtttcttttttttttttctctctctctgcttATGTTCCTTGTTATATCCAGAGATAAAGCTAGAGAGAGACACAGATTGAAGATCTTGCAGAGCAAGCAAGCGGAAGAGCCTAAACAAAATAGAGTGAAGAAGATACCGGATGACAATGTTTCCATTACAAGGAAGAAAACAGGCAGGCAACGTCGTGCGACTCAAACCAAAGAGGATGACGAGGAGTTGGAAAATGAGTatcgcttgctgaagaagctgaaGCGAGGGTTGATTGATGAAAGCGAATATGAAAAGCTTACTGGTTTTGGAAACTTGGAAGAAGGCTCCTCTGAAAGTAACTCTAAGGACTACGGAGCGGAACTCTCTACCGGGTCAAAAAGTAAAAGAGCAAaaatcaagagaggaaagaatgcAAAAAACACAGAAAGATCCGGGGCTAGGAAGAACAAGAAGGGTTTGAAGATGATGAGGCTGAAGATGATAAAGAATACAAGGGCTTGACTCACCTGCCATCATTGTGCAGGTAGGTCGGGTGTAGCCATGATGCTGTAACAGACTCCAATAGTATGCAAATCATTCTGCTCCCTCGAAAGTTTCAGTCCATGTCATATGGTAAGATCAAATTAGACTTGGAGCCTATGAATGTTTACGCCTTGTGCTGATAATGTTGCGTTTCTTGGCTGTTTGCAGTCCTTTCTTTTGATGCAGTTATCAAGCTAATTTTGGAGGTCGGCAACCCGGCAATGGTATGGTACTTACGAAAATAGTAAAGATACAGTTTGTTCTACGAATTTGAATTTGTCAAAACAGACACACACATACATTGCTGCTTATAAGCTCTGATGTCTGCTCTCTTGTGGTCTGGTGGATGATCAGAGGTTTAAGTCGCAAAAATGTATTTTTATTTATCGAGAAAAAAATGCATATTGATCGGTCATCCCAAATTTTAATCTCTAGTGGATTCCGTTTGATGCCTTCCTAGAAAAAAAAGATCATCACAGCAAGCGTGACTTGCTTGCAACTGAGGCGGATGGTCCTAAAGCTACCAAAGGGCCGCTACAACACCGACAACGGGACCGGTGGAGCTTTTTATCCACTGCCAACATTGTCCCGACCTAAACGTACGCCCGCTTCGTCTCTCCACAAGAGGACAATACCAATGACTATAGGAGCTTTTGTCGTCCGATCTATATCTTCTTTGATCTCAAACATGTGCACATGCTGAACACcaacaaaaaattattattcttatttagAATGTAGATGATTTATCTTATCTCGGTTCCAAATTTTTCTTGGACAAAAATTATTCATAGTTTTTCTTGGATTATTTTGTCGAGTGAATGCCTAATTGGATGATTCACCATCCAATTATTTTGATCATGTGATAGATGGTTAAAAGAATGATTATTCATGTCATGAATGAGACAGAGAAAATGTATGGTAGTGGTTCTTCGTTGGTGACAAGTGTAGTTGGCGCTGTTCGAGGCACATTTTCCTATGGAAATGATGAGAAGTCGCACAATAATTTTGCCGGAGAAGGCCAGACGGGTGCGGATGTGCTTTCCctttcacctctctctctctctccctctctcaaaATAATGGAGGACTGCACTCACTCATCCTACCGCACACTTTGCAGGCGTTCAAACGTCCTCCCTCTGCACCTCCAAAGTTAGCTTCTCCAACAGGCCGTACGAGAATCTCTTCTGCTGCGGCTCACCTTTAGTCGGACAGTAACTTCGACTCCAGTTTGGATGTGAACACAAAAGaagacgctctctctctctctctctctctctctctctttcttttcgcACACGCATTTTGAGACCTCAGAAGAAACGTTTTTTTACTGCATGCAAAAGCTTATCTAAACCAATCAGTGTAAATTAACAGTGGGTGGTCGATACCATGAATGCAAGCAATCTCCATATTAtccttggtgttctcttcttctgCTGCTTGTATGAACCAAACAAAATTCATATATATCCTTCTCATCACTCACGCAGAGACAAAGTATCAGAGAAGAAGTAAGAGGTTTATGTACTGACAAGAATCGGAACAACACGTTTCGATTACCTATTATATATCATGCACCAATTCCATCAAAATTTACTGAATCAGTCTCCCAAGTTGGTCAGCCTCATGACAATTATACGGAATTTAGAGCCAAGAACATCAGATGCATAGGCTCATGTATCCTTCCCCTGCGCTGACTGCCAAATTGCAGCAAGAAGAACTAAACAAGAGGAATCGACACTCAAGAAGATGATGACGAGCCAGCTGGCGTAGCACGCGATCCCTCACCGGCCTCCGAACTACTCAAGGCTGCAGCAACAGCACTGCTATTACGAGCACCAGTCGCGtcgtcagcaatagaagcaccaacAGCAGGAAACAATGAAGCCTCCCCTCCGCTGGTGGCCGCCGCTGTGTCCTGTAGGAGcttccgcttcttcttcttcttcttcttcttcttcttgtggtaAGGGACGCCGCGAGCCCTGCCCTGGCTCTCCTTCACCTCGCGAAGGTAGATGCCGACGGCCCTCGCGCCGAAGGGGTTGGACTCGGGCACGCCGTCGTTCTCCTCGTAGGCGGCCCGGAGGCGCCCGACGAGCGCGTCGAGCGAGCCCCACGCCTGCTTCAGCGGGCAGACGCACGGCGCCGGCGGGTTCGGGTGGCCGAAGTAGGTGCACCCGGTCGCGTGCACCTTCGTCTTCCCGAACTGGTCCAGGTACTTCAAGAACTCGATCACGTGAGCCCCGCTGCAGCGCGCCAGGCTGAGCGGCGGCCGGTGGCTCCTCAGGTACTGAAGGAAGGTGTTCCAGTCTCGCCGCTTCTGCGACTCGTATCGGCTCGGCGGTTTCCGTTGCTGCTGCTGAGGAGATGATGGAGGCGGCGGAAATGGATCAACGACACCGAGATCGGTCGGGCCAGGATCCATGCAACCGTAGTCGCTGTTGACGCCCTTGTATCTTCTCTACTTGGTTTACTTGCAGTCTTCTCTCTTACAACCCCTCTTTGCTTGTCGAGGAAGAGTTGGGGTCGGGTGGGGGTGCGTGTGCAGTGCGCAGTGCGCAGGAAAGTGGGGAGACTTGAAGTCGGGCGTCAAAAAGAGTTAATGCTGCTGATTGGATATatgaaacaagaaagaaagataGAGACTAAGAAACGTAACGAAGTTGGTGACCCCTAAGAGTAGGGTTACGTGAACCATTTGATGATGTTTTCTTCCAAGGTTTTGTGTTGTGAtttgattgagagagagagagaagagagagagagagagagagagagagagaggcaactaGCACAGTTCCGCAGCGTTTGCATGATTGCATCGACGTCTAGGAAGCATCCAATGGACCTAAACATGGATatgatcagagagagagagagaga comes from the Musa acuminata AAA Group cultivar baxijiao chromosome BXJ2-8, Cavendish_Baxijiao_AAA, whole genome shotgun sequence genome and includes:
- the LOC135618561 gene encoding DEAD-box ATP-dependent RNA helicase 18-like isoform X2 encodes the protein MGMIISPTRELSSQIYHVAQPFTSTVQNLKSILLVGGLDIRTDIRKIENEGANILVGTPGKLHDIMERLDVLDFRSLEILILDEADRLLDMGFQKQLTYIISRLPKLRRTGLFSATQTEAVDELSKAGLRNPVKVEVRVEAKALGDMASTQELASSRTPLGLHIEYMVCEAQNKLSYLVDFISRNMSKKIIVYFMTCACVDYWGVILPQLIALKGCPLIPLHGRMKQIAREKALASFTNLSSGVLLCTDVAARGLDIPGVDWILQYDPPQDPNVFIHRVGRTARIGRQGSAVVFLLPKEDAYVEFLRLRRVPLKERKSLDVAFDIVPQIRSAAKEDRDVMEKGIKAFVSYIRAYKEHHCSFIFRWKELEIGKLAMGYGLLQIPSMPEVKHHSLSVDGFSPVDGIDLSQIKYKDKARERHRLKILQSKQAEEPKQNRVKKIPDDNVSITRKKTGRQRRATQTKEDDEELENEYRLLKKLKRGLIDESEYEKLTGFGNLEEGSSESNSKDYGAELSTGSKSKRAKIKRGKNAKNTERSGARKNKKGLKMMRLKMIKNTRA
- the LOC103994073 gene encoding protein LIGHT-DEPENDENT SHORT HYPOCOTYLS 5; the encoded protein is MDPGPTDLGVVDPFPPPPSSPQQQQRKPPSRYESQKRRDWNTFLQYLRSHRPPLSLARCSGAHVIEFLKYLDQFGKTKVHATGCTYFGHPNPPAPCVCPLKQAWGSLDALVGRLRAAYEENDGVPESNPFGARAVGIYLREVKESQGRARGVPYHKKKKKKKKKKRKLLQDTAAATSGGEASLFPAVGASIADDATGARNSSAVAAALSSSEAGEGSRATPAGSSSSS
- the LOC135618561 gene encoding DEAD-box ATP-dependent RNA helicase 18-like isoform X1 — translated: MAESEPSNRALTTTRFSELNPPLSEPVIEALTLAGFQFCTPVQAATIPLLCGHKDVAVDAATGSGKTLAFVVPFVEILRRYPSPPKPHQVMGMIISPTRELSSQIYHVAQPFTSTVQNLKSILLVGGLDIRTDIRKIENEGANILVGTPGKLHDIMERLDVLDFRSLEILILDEADRLLDMGFQKQLTYIISRLPKLRRTGLFSATQTEAVDELSKAGLRNPVKVEVRVEAKALGDMASTQELASSRTPLGLHIEYMVCEAQNKLSYLVDFISRNMSKKIIVYFMTCACVDYWGVILPQLIALKGCPLIPLHGRMKQIAREKALASFTNLSSGVLLCTDVAARGLDIPGVDWILQYDPPQDPNVFIHRVGRTARIGRQGSAVVFLLPKEDAYVEFLRLRRVPLKERKSLDVAFDIVPQIRSAAKEDRDVMEKGIKAFVSYIRAYKEHHCSFIFRWKELEIGKLAMGYGLLQIPSMPEVKHHSLSVDGFSPVDGIDLSQIKYKDKARERHRLKILQSKQAEEPKQNRVKKIPDDNVSITRKKTGRQRRATQTKEDDEELENEYRLLKKLKRGLIDESEYEKLTGFGNLEEGSSESNSKDYGAELSTGSKSKRAKIKRGKNAKNTERSGARKNKKGLKMMRLKMIKNTRA